The DNA segment TTTGCATAATTAAATAATTATCCATATATAACGTTCTAGGTTGTATTGTTAATCAATGCATTCTTGAAATTCAAAAAGATTTATTGAATACTTGTTAAAGTATTTTCAATTTAAATTCATTTTTCATTTCTTCAATTTAATTTTGTAATGGTTGAAAAAGTTTTAATTGCTAATCGTGGAGAAATAGCTTTACGAATTATCAGAAGTTGTAGAGAGCTTGATATTGCAACTGTTGCTGTTTATAGCACCATAGATAAAAAGGCGTTACATGTGCAATTAGCAGATGAAGCAGTTTGTGTTGGGGACTCACTCAGTAATAAGAGTTATTTAAATATTCCTAATATTTTGGCTGCTGCCACATCAAGAGGTGTTGATGCTATCCATCCAGGTTATGGTTTTCTTGCTGAGAATGATAAATTTGCGGAAATGTGCAACGATCATGGCATAACTTTTATTGGGCCATCTCCTAATGCAATTAGATCAATGGGAGATAAATCTACTGCTAAAGAAACAATGGAGAGAGTAGGAGTTCCCACTGTTCCAGGAAGTAAAGGTTTATTATCCAGCGTTGAGGAGGCCTATCAAATGGCTAAAGAGATTGGATATCCAGTCATCATCAAAGCTACTGCTGGAGGAGGAGGTAGAGGAATGAGATTGGTTGAAAATAAGGCCAATTTAGAAAAAATGTTTAAGGCAGCACAAGGTGAAGCAGAAGCTGCATTTGGTAATGATGGATTATATATGGAGAAATTTATAAAAAAGCCAAGACATGTAGAGATTCAAATCCTTGCTGATAGGTCAGGTAATGTAGTTCATCTTGGAGAGAGAGATTGTTCTGTACAGAGGAGACACCAAAAATTATTGGAAGAGTCTCCTAGTCCAGCCATTAACCGTTCTCTTAGAGAAAAAATGGGTAATGCAGCAATTGCTGCTGCAAAAAGTATTTCTTATGAAGGAGCGGGAACAGTTGAATTTCTAGTTGATGATGAGAATAATTTTTACTTTATGGAGATGAATACTAGAATTCAGGTAGAACACCCTGTAACTGAAATGGTCACTGGGGTTGATTTGATTGCAGAACAAATCAAAATAGCTGGAGGTGATAATTTAGGATTTACTCAAGACGATATTCAATTAAATGGTCATGCTATTGAATGCAGAATTAATGCTGAGGATCCCTCACATAATTTTCGTCCATCGCCAGGGAAAATAACCGGATGGCTACCCCCCGGGGGCCCTGGAGTAAGAGTTGATAGTCATGTTTATACTGGTTATGAAATTCCTCCATTTTATGATTCACTTATTGGTAAATTAATAGTTTGGGGGAAAGACCGTAATACTGCTATAAAAAGAATGAATAGAGCTTTAAATGAATGTGCCGTAACAGGAATTCCAACAACAATAAACTTTCATTTAAACCTTCTAAATAAAACGAAATTTATGGAAGGAAAAATTCATACAAAATACGTTGAAGAAGAATTATTACCTAACTATTAAATATAATATAGTGCTTTCTTAACTAATACTTTTTTGTATCGCTAATTTGATTAGACCTTGTTGCCCAACAAGTATTTCACGTAAAAAACTTATTATTCCTATCCAAATGACGGGACCTACATCGACTCCCCCAATAGGAGGGATTAGTTTTCTAGTAAAATTTAAAATAGAACTTGTTGGGATTGCGACCAATAACCAAAAACCCTTATTTAAATCAATTTTCGGGTACCAAGTTAGTATTAATCTTATTAAAAAAATCAGCGTTAGAAATGATAGAAGAATTCCTAGCGTTAAATCTAAAACGGTTAAATAGTTTTGAGACAATGAAATGACAATTATTTAATCCATCTTAATAAACATCCCATAAGTTAGGATTTAATTCGTATTATAAATTCAGAATTTAATTTAAAAAAGTGATTCAAATTTCAGACCTATTACTAATCGCTAATGTTTCGCCAGAAGTGGCAGGTAGTTCCGGTTTTAATATGATAGCGAGTTTTTTCGCTGCAGCCTTGCTTATAGTAATACCAGCAGCAACATTTTTGATATTTGTTAGTCAAAACGATTCACTAGATCGTACTTCAGCTACACGTAGACGCTAGTTTTTATAAAAGTTTTAAGTAAACTATATATAGAGGTGTTTTAATTCACCTTAAAAAATAATTTTTTGGAGAAAAAAAGTGGTCAATGCTAGTCTAAATTGGGCGAGTATTGTAGGCATCGTACTAGCTGTATGTGGGGGTGGCCTATATTTTTTGAGATCCTTTAAACCTGCCCTGGCTAGGGATTATGATGTTTTCTTTGCAGCAATAGGACTCTTGTGTGGAGGGATTTTATTTTTTCAAGGATGGCGGTTAGATCCTATTTTGCAATTTGGGCAGTTTTTATTAGCAGGAACGACTGTATTCTTTGCATATGAAAGTGTTCGATTAAGAGGTGTTGCAACTGATCAAGCAAGAAGATCCTCTTATTTTGAAGATGATCAGATTCCTGACATGCCTAGGAATTCTTCTAGAAATAGATTTAATGATGATTATGATCGATTTGATGATTCCGATAGAATAGCCAGAAGATTTAAACCTCAAGAAGATGATATAGAAGAAGATTATATAGAAGGTAGATCGCAAAGGAGAAATATATCAAGAGCTATTCCGGAGTCTGCAGTAAGCAGAAGGCGTCCTCCTCTAAGAGAATCTAATAAATTTGAGAATGAGGAACCAAAGAGAAGAAGAAATCGGTCTGAAGATAGGATGCCTAATGAGGAAAGAAGAGCTAGTTTTGGAGAAAGGCGAGCATCAAGAAGTGATGTTAAAAGAGGTTCGCGACCATTACCAAATAAAGAAGTTTCGAGAAAATTAAATAATTCCTCTCTTAAAGATTCTTTCTCCTCTACAAAAACGACAAGGCAATCTATAAGATCTCAAATTCCAAGAGAAAAAGTAGAAGATGCATCATTTTCTCAGAATATTAATGAAGAAAAGAAAACTCGGCAAGCACGAAGATCCTCATCTAATGACAGATCAACTTCCAAAAATCAAGCTGGAAGATATACAGTTGGCACCAAAAAAAATAAA comes from the Prochlorococcus marinus str. MIT 9515 genome and includes:
- the accC gene encoding acetyl-CoA carboxylase biotin carboxylase subunit translates to MVEKVLIANRGEIALRIIRSCRELDIATVAVYSTIDKKALHVQLADEAVCVGDSLSNKSYLNIPNILAAATSRGVDAIHPGYGFLAENDKFAEMCNDHGITFIGPSPNAIRSMGDKSTAKETMERVGVPTVPGSKGLLSSVEEAYQMAKEIGYPVIIKATAGGGGRGMRLVENKANLEKMFKAAQGEAEAAFGNDGLYMEKFIKKPRHVEIQILADRSGNVVHLGERDCSVQRRHQKLLEESPSPAINRSLREKMGNAAIAAAKSISYEGAGTVEFLVDDENNFYFMEMNTRIQVEHPVTEMVTGVDLIAEQIKIAGGDNLGFTQDDIQLNGHAIECRINAEDPSHNFRPSPGKITGWLPPGGPGVRVDSHVYTGYEIPPFYDSLIGKLIVWGKDRNTAIKRMNRALNECAVTGIPTTINFHLNLLNKTKFMEGKIHTKYVEEELLPNY
- a CDS encoding YggT family protein, with the translated sequence MSQNYLTVLDLTLGILLSFLTLIFLIRLILTWYPKIDLNKGFWLLVAIPTSSILNFTRKLIPPIGGVDVGPVIWIGIISFLREILVGQQGLIKLAIQKSIS
- the psbX gene encoding photosystem II reaction center X protein translates to MIQISDLLLIANVSPEVAGSSGFNMIASFFAAALLIVIPAATFLIFVSQNDSLDRTSATRRR
- a CDS encoding Ycf66 family protein, whose amino-acid sequence is MVNASLNWASIVGIVLAVCGGGLYFLRSFKPALARDYDVFFAAIGLLCGGILFFQGWRLDPILQFGQFLLAGTTVFFAYESVRLRGVATDQARRSSYFEDDQIPDMPRNSSRNRFNDDYDRFDDSDRIARRFKPQEDDIEEDYIEGRSQRRNISRAIPESAVSRRRPPLRESNKFENEEPKRRRNRSEDRMPNEERRASFGERRASRSDVKRGSRPLPNKEVSRKLNNSSLKDSFSSTKTTRQSIRSQIPREKVEDASFSQNINEEKKTRQARRSSSNDRSTSKNQAGRYTVGTKKNKSRDNSSRFDD